Proteins encoded together in one Telopea speciosissima isolate NSW1024214 ecotype Mountain lineage chromosome 4, Tspe_v1, whole genome shotgun sequence window:
- the LOC122657839 gene encoding uncharacterized membrane protein At3g27390-like — MSNTVKRCLRISYVVLTFCSALFFGALKGLSVGPVASLILILGNAGVMVGLFPAHVYWTVYTIIKTNRFDIPLKIAFLFALPALFGIWLGIAIAGSFIVGVGYGFFTPWVCTFEAFRQDTKLKKFIHCIMDGTWETIKGSCAVVRDFADLCYHSYPVYLKELRESNSSSDEPQTLRLIHVPACIIVGLMGLIVEIPLYTAIAVLKSPCMLFKGWHRLLHDLVTREGPFFEIACIPIAGLTIILWPLVVIGSILLAIFSSIFIGIYGSAIVFQERSFRRGMSSIIAMVAEFDEYTNDWLYLREGSILPKPQYRKKGVSHSTDFSLEESHEAKGKFSSVYDEAPAIHVSRLSPSSSVKETIQEVKMVQVWGQMIKTFEIRGKELLDANAITTADLDQWLKTEDNDEAPIVGIGLASYSFFHFLLDSIKSGAGGLLLYDRVEVTHMNRPQDLLLDWFYHPFMVLKDQINVINMEESEVRFLEKVLLFGFGTQRMKAWENDCVVPQDALRAAQIQGISRRLTGITKGISKFPTYRRKFHHVVKTLMTYSLGEGTSGSANLIKLAGSIDLV; from the exons ATGTCGAACACCGTGAAACGATGCTTGAGGATCAGCTATGTGGTCCTTACCTTCTGCTCCGCACTCTTTTTCGGTGCTCTCAAAg GTTTATCGGTGGGTCCTGTTGCCAGCCTTATTCTGATACTTGGTAACGCTGGGGTAATGGTGGGGCTCTTCCCTGCTCATGTTTACTGGACTGTCTATACCATCATTAA GACTAATCGGTTTGATATACCGCTCAAAATTGCTTTCCTATTCGCTTTGCCGGCATTGTTTGGCATTTGGTTGGGTATTGCAATTGCTGGGAGTTTTATCGTTGGAGTTGGCTATGGATTCTTCACACCTTGGGTATGTACTTTTGAAGCTTTCAGACAAGATACTAAACTGAAGAAGTTCATCCATTGTATTATG GATGGAACCTGGGAAACAATAAAAGGGAGTTGTGCTGTGGTCCGTGATTTTGCCGATCTCTGTTACCATTCGTACCCTGTTTACTTGAAGGAGTTACGAGAATCCAATTCAAGTTCTGATGAACCTCAAACTCTGA GGTTGATACATGTACCAGCGTGTATCATTGTGGGGTTGATGGGGCTAATAGTGGAAATCCCTCTATATACTGCCATTGCAGTATTAAAAAGTCCATGCATGCTTTTCAAGGGCTGGCATCGCTTGCTACATGATCTAGTGACCCGAGAAGGTCCATTCTTTGAAATAGCCTGTATCCCAATTGCCGGGTTGACAATCATTCTGTGGCCACTAGTTGTCATCGGGAGCATACTGTTGGCTATTTTCTCGAGCATTTTCATTGGGATTTATGGATCTGCTATAGTGTTTCAG GAGAGATCTTTCCGGAGAGGTATGTCTTCCATAATTGCCATGGTTGCAGAGTTTGATGAGTACACAAATGACTGGCTTTACCTAAGAGAGGGGTCCATCCTTCCaaa GCCCCAGTACCGAAAGAAGGGGGTATCTCACTCAACAGATTTTTCTCTTGAAGAAAGTCATGAGGCAAAAGGCAAGTTCAGCTCTGTTTATGACGAAGCACCTGCAATACATGTGTCAAGGTTAAGTCCCTCAAGCTCTGTCAAAGAGACGATACAAGAAGTGAAAATGGTGCAG GTATGGGGCCAAATGATTAAGACTTTTGAAATCAGGGGTAAGGAATTGTTGGACGCCAATGCCATAACCACGGCTGACCTTGATCAGTGGTTGAAGACAGAAGACAACGATGAAGCACCCATAGTTGGCATTGGTTTGGCTTCTTAttcattctttcattttctCCTCGACTCTATCAAATCTGGAGCAGGTGGCTTACTATTGTATGATAGAGTTGAAGTCACGCATATGAATCGACCGCAGGACCTGTTGTTGGACTGGTTCTACCATCCTTTCATGGTCTTAAAGGACCAGATCAACGTCATAAATATGGAAGAGAGTGAGGTGAGATTTTTGGAGAAGGTTTTGCTCTTTGGTTTTGGTACTCAACGCATGAAAGCTTGGGAAAATGATTGTGTGGTTCCTCAAGATGCTCTCAGAGCAGCTCAAATTCAAGGCATCAGCCGCAG ATTGACAGGAATTACAAAGGGTATATCAAAATTCCCAACTTACAGAAGGAAATTTCACCATGTAGTTAAGACTCTAATGACATATTCTCTTGGGGAAGGCACTTCTGGATCCGCCAACTTGATCAAATTAGCTGGTTCCATTGATCTTGTCTAG
- the LOC122657698 gene encoding uncharacterized membrane protein At3g27390-like isoform X1, with the protein MFTGLSIPSLTLFGIWLGIAIAGSFIVGVGYGFFTPWVCTFEAFRQDTKLKKFIHCIVDGTWETIKGSCTVVRDFADLCYHSYPVYLKELREPYASSDEPQTLRLIHVPACIIVGLMGLIVEIPLYTAIAVLKSPCMLFKGWHRLLHDLVTREGPFFEIACIPIAGLTIILWPLVVIGSILLAIFSSIFIGIYGSAIVFQERSFRRGMSYVIAMVAEFDEYTNDWLYLREGSILPKPQYRKKGVSHSTDFSVEENHVAKGKFSSVYDEAPAIHVSRLSPSRSVKETIQEVKMVQVWGQMMKSFEIRGKELLDTNVITSADLDQWLKTKDNDEASIVGIGLASYSFFHFLLDSIKSGAGGLVLYDRVEVTHMNRPQDLLLDWFYHPFMVLKDQINIINMEESEVRFLEKVLLFGFGTQRMKAWENDCVVPQDALRAAQIQGISRRLTGITKGISKFPTYRRKFHNVVKTLMTYSLGEGPFGSANLIKSAGSIDLV; encoded by the exons ATGTTTACTGGACTGTCTATACCATCATTAA CATTGTTTGGCATTTGGTTGGGTATTGCAATTGCTGGGAGTTTTATCGTTGGAGTTGGCTATGGATTCTTTACACCTTGGGTATGTACTTTTGAAGCTTTCAGACAGGATACTAAACTGAAGAAGTTCATCCATTGTATTGTG GATGGAACCTGGGAAACAATAAAAGGGAGTTGTACTGTGGTCCGTGATTTTGCCGATCTCTGCTACCATTCCTACCCTGTCTACTTGAAGGAGTTAAGAGAACCCTATGCAAGTTCTGATGAACCTCAAACTCTGAG GTTGATACATGTACCGGCGTGTATCATTGTGGGGCTGATGGGGCTAATAGTGGAAATCCCTCTATATACTGCCATTGCAGTATTAAAAAGTCCATGCATGCTTTTCAAGGGCTGGCATCGCTTGCTACATGATCTAGTGACCCGAGAAGGTCCATTCTTTGAAATAGCCTGTATCCCAATTGCCGGGTTGACAATCATTCTATGGCCACTAGTTGTCATCGGGAGCATACTGTTGGCTATTTTCTCGAGCATTTTCATTGGGATTTATGGATCTGCTATAGTGTTTCAG GAGAGATCTTTCCGGAGAGGTATGTCTTACGTAATTGCCATGGTTGCAGAGTTTGATGAGTACACAAATGACTGGCTTTACCTAAGAGAGGGGTCCATCCTTCCaaa GCCCCAGTACCGAAAGAAGGGGGTATCTCACTCAACAGATTTTTCTGTTGAAGAAAATCATGTGGCAAAAGGCAAGTTCAGCTCTGTTTATGACGAAGCACCAGCAATACATGTGTCAAGGTTAAGTCCTTCAAGATCTGTCAAAGAGACGATACAAGAAGTGAAAATGGTTCAG GTATGGGGCCAAATGATGAAGTCTTTTGAAATCAGGGGTAAGGAACTGTTGGACACCAATGTCATAACCTCGGCTGACCTTGATCAGTGGTTGAAGACAAAAGACAATGATGAAGCATCCATTGTTGGCATTGGTTTGGCTTCTTAttcattctttcattttctCCTCGACTCTATCAAATCTGGAGCAGGTGGCTTAGTATTGTATGATAGAGTTGAAGTCACGCATATGAATCGACCGCAGGACCTGTTGTTGGACTGGTTCTACCATCCTTTCATGGTCTTAAAGGACCAGATCAACATCATAAATATGGAAGAGAGTGAAGTGAGATTTTTGGAGAAGGTTTTGCTCTTTGGTTTTGGTACTCAACGCATGAAAGCTTGGGAAAATGATTGTGTGGTTCCTCAAGATGCTCTCAGAGCTGCTCAAATTCAAGGCATCAGCCGCAG ATTGACAGGAATTACAAAGGGTATATCAAAATTCCCAACTTACAGAAGGAAATTTCACAATGTAGTTAAGACTCTGATGACATATTCTCTTGGGGAAGGCCCTTTTGGATCCGCCAACTTGATCAAATCAGCTGGTTCCATTGATCTTGTGTAG
- the LOC122657698 gene encoding uncharacterized membrane protein At3g27390-like isoform X2 — protein sequence MSNTVKRCLRISYVVLTFCSALFFGALKGLSVGPVASLILIAGNAGVIVGLFPAHVYWTVYTIIKTNRFDIPLKIAFLFALPALFGIWLGIAIAGSFIVGVGYGFFTPWVCTFEAFRQDTKLKKFIHCIVDGTWETIKGSCTVVRDFADLCYHSYPVYLKELREPYASSDEPQTLRLIHVPACIIVGLMGLIVEIPLYTAIAVLKSPCMLFKGWHRLLHDLVTREGPFFEIACIPIAGLTIILWPLVVIGSILLAIFSSIFIGIYGSAIVFQERSFRRGMSYVIAMVAEFDEYTNDWLYLREGSILPKPQYRKKGVSHSTDFSVEENHVAKGKFSSVYDEAPAIHVSRLSPSRSVKETIQEVKMVQVWGQMMKSFEIRGKELLDTNVITSADLDQWLKTKDNDEASIVGIGLASYSFFHFLLDSIKSGAGGLVLYDRVEVTHMNRPQDLLLDWFYHPFMVLKDQINIINMEESEVRFLEKVLLFGFGTQRMKAWENDCVVPQDALRAAQIQGISRRLTGITKGISKFPTYRRKFHNVVKTLMTYSLGEGPFGSANLIKSAGSIDLV from the exons ATGTCGAACACCGTGAAACGATGCTTGAGGATCAGCTATGTGGTCCTTACCTTCTGCTCCGCACTCTTTTTCGGTGCTCTCAAAg GTTTATCGGTGGGTCCTGTTGCCAGCCTTATTCTGATAGCTGGTAACGCTGGGGTCATAGTGGGGCTCTTCCCTGCTCATGTTTACTGGACTGTCTATACCATCATTAA GACTAATCGGTTTGATATACCGCTCAAAATTGCTTTCCTATTCGCTTTGCCGGCATTGTTTGGCATTTGGTTGGGTATTGCAATTGCTGGGAGTTTTATCGTTGGAGTTGGCTATGGATTCTTTACACCTTGGGTATGTACTTTTGAAGCTTTCAGACAGGATACTAAACTGAAGAAGTTCATCCATTGTATTGTG GATGGAACCTGGGAAACAATAAAAGGGAGTTGTACTGTGGTCCGTGATTTTGCCGATCTCTGCTACCATTCCTACCCTGTCTACTTGAAGGAGTTAAGAGAACCCTATGCAAGTTCTGATGAACCTCAAACTCTGAG GTTGATACATGTACCGGCGTGTATCATTGTGGGGCTGATGGGGCTAATAGTGGAAATCCCTCTATATACTGCCATTGCAGTATTAAAAAGTCCATGCATGCTTTTCAAGGGCTGGCATCGCTTGCTACATGATCTAGTGACCCGAGAAGGTCCATTCTTTGAAATAGCCTGTATCCCAATTGCCGGGTTGACAATCATTCTATGGCCACTAGTTGTCATCGGGAGCATACTGTTGGCTATTTTCTCGAGCATTTTCATTGGGATTTATGGATCTGCTATAGTGTTTCAG GAGAGATCTTTCCGGAGAGGTATGTCTTACGTAATTGCCATGGTTGCAGAGTTTGATGAGTACACAAATGACTGGCTTTACCTAAGAGAGGGGTCCATCCTTCCaaa GCCCCAGTACCGAAAGAAGGGGGTATCTCACTCAACAGATTTTTCTGTTGAAGAAAATCATGTGGCAAAAGGCAAGTTCAGCTCTGTTTATGACGAAGCACCAGCAATACATGTGTCAAGGTTAAGTCCTTCAAGATCTGTCAAAGAGACGATACAAGAAGTGAAAATGGTTCAG GTATGGGGCCAAATGATGAAGTCTTTTGAAATCAGGGGTAAGGAACTGTTGGACACCAATGTCATAACCTCGGCTGACCTTGATCAGTGGTTGAAGACAAAAGACAATGATGAAGCATCCATTGTTGGCATTGGTTTGGCTTCTTAttcattctttcattttctCCTCGACTCTATCAAATCTGGAGCAGGTGGCTTAGTATTGTATGATAGAGTTGAAGTCACGCATATGAATCGACCGCAGGACCTGTTGTTGGACTGGTTCTACCATCCTTTCATGGTCTTAAAGGACCAGATCAACATCATAAATATGGAAGAGAGTGAAGTGAGATTTTTGGAGAAGGTTTTGCTCTTTGGTTTTGGTACTCAACGCATGAAAGCTTGGGAAAATGATTGTGTGGTTCCTCAAGATGCTCTCAGAGCTGCTCAAATTCAAGGCATCAGCCGCAG ATTGACAGGAATTACAAAGGGTATATCAAAATTCCCAACTTACAGAAGGAAATTTCACAATGTAGTTAAGACTCTGATGACATATTCTCTTGGGGAAGGCCCTTTTGGATCCGCCAACTTGATCAAATCAGCTGGTTCCATTGATCTTGTGTAG
- the LOC122659041 gene encoding B3 domain-containing protein Os01g0234100-like: MEDQDDQRTLTHLFSKTQQQLPPPRILKQNERRERNPKLLRVRKGSSGPPPPRSSEHMQKVCECFDEANSYSMKKAKELQIKLAPEMPNFVKFMHRSHVSKPFWLRLPSDFCKLNLPKEDCSIILVDESGEEYETKYLATRVALSGGWMKFSKKHKLVEGDSVLFQLIKATKFKVYIIRENGLTNSEVAGDLALEKEILTGNSEDNEDSLPLSVRFQEFDQYDTPLGSVSNLGSPSGEQCANDSEEVGSADLGGIRLEKATKEFKDVKSFEDFTIIVNGLIIDSEFPEHVRVKYYELCCSQNSFLHDHLLEGINFKLIVGTISEIVNVADALRACKLTTSQNDFASWDKSLNAFEQLGMNVGFLHARLHQLVSLAFESEGAKVSKMYNEAVSKRACFVEEKRKLKVKIMELNKEIENLELKAKRHEVKFQAKVNDPW; this comes from the exons ATGGAAGATCAAGATGATCAAAGAACTCTAACCCACCTGTTCTCAAAAACTCAGCAACAACTCCCTCCTCCA CGTATTCTTAAGCAGAATGAAAGGAGGGAGAGAAATCCAAAGCTGCTGCGGGTCAGGAAAGGATCCTCTGGTCCTCCACCTCCACGTTCTTCTGAACATATGCAG AAGGTCTGTGAGTGTTT TGATGAAGCTAACTCATATTCTATGAAGAAAGCTAAGGAACTTCAAATAAAATTAGCACCAGAAATGCCTAATTTTGTGAAATTTATGCATCGGTCACATGTCAGTAAGCCTTTTTGGTTG AGACTTCCTAGTGATTTCTGCAAGTTGAACTTACCGAAAGAAGATTGTAGCATTATATTGGTAGATGAAAGTGGTGAAGAGTACGAAACAAAGTACCTTGCTACAAGGGTAGCACTAAGTGGTGGATGGATGAAATTCTCTAAAAAACACAAATTGGTTGAAGGAGATTCAGTGTTGTTCCAACTTATCAAGGCTACTAAATTCAAG GTGTACATTATAAGAGAAAATGGTTTGACTAATTCTGAAGTTGCTGGAGATCTTGCACTTGAAAAGGAAATTCTTACTGGTAACTCA GAAGATAATGAAGATTCTCTTCCTTTATCTGTTCGTTTTCAAGAGTTTGATCAATATGATACTCCTCTAGGATCAGTTTCTAACCTTGGGTCGCCATCCGGAGAACAGTGTGCTAATGACAGTGAAGAAGTTGGTTCTGCAGATTTGGGAGGCATCAGGTTGGAAAAAGCAACCAAGGAATTTAAAGACGTGAAAAGCTTTGAGGATTTCACCATTATAGTGAATGGTTTGATTATAGATTCTGAATTTCCAGAACATGTTCGAGTGAAGTACTATGAGCTCTGCTGCAGTCAAAACTCTTTTCTTCATGACCATCTTCTCGAAGGCATCAACTTTAAGTTAATAGTTGGAACAATTTCTGAGATTGTCAATGTGGCTGATGCCCTTCGAGCTTGCAAACTTACTACCTCTCAGAATGACTTTGCATCTTGGGACAAAAGCTTGAATGCTTTTGAGCAATTGGGCATGAATGTTGGCTTTTTACATGCTCGATTGCACCAGCTTGTGAGCCTTGCCTTTGAGTCGGAAGGGGCAAAGGTCTCAAAGATGTACAATGAAGCTGTATCCAAAAGAGCTTGTTTTgtagaggagaaaagaaagctGAAAGTGAAAATTATGGAATTAAACAAAGAAATTGAGAATCTTGAATTGAAAGCCAAGAGACATGAGGTGAAGTTTCAAGCTAAGGTCAATGATCCGTGGTGA